Proteins encoded together in one Pseudomonas sp. TCU-HL1 window:
- a CDS encoding Wadjet anti-phage system protein JetD domain-containing protein has product MKSPSDWSCRLAKQWHQAELRVSRLLQPGSWPLKLKIGRPSAEVFTQNPERVRRHVQAWRQVTIGQVDFQPESYRAGSEPVPMPHTWRLATPSEWLQATQDAVIQAEFQRLAQLVKVVPDPQFRALMVRQRRLVLDRPPAEVIRCAEVAMLLEQGCASGRPLRALTIGNIDSKFFERNRALVTQFLDLRFDGLVSSMGLEQFLGAEEFTDHWLLLVPLAAGLLPFDQQRVPVQSLVSMPAAVSHIIIVENERCTHQLPPLPGTVAILGAGLNLEWMTGGWLGTRRIAYWGDMDTWGLAMLATARLHQPRLESVLMSVECFEQHQATLAVIEPSIAGATPPSELSDCEKSLYEHLLNIARGRLEQEFLPAELVSSALRAWHGNM; this is encoded by the coding sequence ATGAAGTCACCGAGCGATTGGTCTTGCAGGCTTGCGAAGCAGTGGCACCAGGCCGAGCTGCGGGTTTCGCGCCTGCTCCAACCAGGAAGCTGGCCGCTGAAGCTTAAGATTGGCAGGCCCAGCGCAGAGGTCTTTACTCAGAACCCCGAGCGTGTCCGCAGGCATGTTCAGGCTTGGCGGCAGGTCACGATTGGTCAAGTGGACTTTCAACCCGAATCCTATCGTGCCGGCAGCGAACCAGTGCCTATGCCACACACCTGGAGGCTGGCAACCCCTTCGGAGTGGCTACAGGCAACGCAGGATGCGGTCATTCAGGCGGAATTCCAACGCCTTGCGCAGTTGGTGAAGGTCGTACCGGATCCTCAATTCCGGGCGCTGATGGTGCGCCAACGGCGCTTGGTTCTGGATCGGCCGCCCGCAGAGGTCATCCGCTGTGCCGAGGTGGCAATGCTACTGGAGCAAGGCTGTGCGTCAGGTCGACCCTTGCGCGCGCTGACGATAGGGAACATCGACAGCAAGTTCTTCGAGCGTAACCGGGCCCTGGTCACGCAGTTCCTTGATCTTCGCTTCGACGGCCTGGTCTCCTCGATGGGCCTCGAGCAATTTCTTGGCGCCGAGGAATTCACCGACCACTGGCTCTTGCTAGTCCCATTGGCCGCCGGGTTACTTCCCTTCGATCAGCAAAGAGTTCCGGTCCAGTCACTCGTATCAATGCCAGCGGCGGTCAGCCACATCATCATCGTAGAGAACGAGCGTTGTACTCATCAGCTCCCACCGCTGCCCGGGACGGTCGCTATTCTGGGAGCGGGACTGAACCTGGAGTGGATGACAGGGGGTTGGCTGGGAACACGGCGAATAGCCTATTGGGGCGACATGGATACTTGGGGTCTCGCAATGCTAGCCACGGCCCGCCTACATCAACCAAGGCTGGAATCAGTCCTCATGTCAGTCGAATGCTTCGAACAGCACCAAGCGACCCTTGCAGTCATTGAGCCGTCGATAGCTGGAGCCACTCCGCCGTCAGAACTCAGCGACTGCGAGAAATCGCTCTATGAGCACTTGCTAAACATCGCCCGAGGACGTCTCGAGCAAGAGTTTCTTCCCGCGGAGCTGGTCTCAAGTGCACTGCGCGCCTGGCATGGAAACATGTAG
- a CDS encoding dihydrodipicolinate synthase family protein — MSDNIFTGTIPALMTPCTADRQPDYDALVAKGREMIEIGMSAVVYCGSMGDWPLLTEAQRQEGVRRLVEAGVPTIVGTGAVNSKEAVSHAAHAAKVGAHGLMVIPRVLSRGASPAAQKAHFSAILEAAPNLPAVIYNSPYYGFATRADLFFELRRKYPNLIGFKEFGGAEDMRYAAEHITSQDEEVILMAGVDTQVFHGFVNCGATGAITGIGNALPREVLQLVDLSKKAAKGNATARRQAKELESALAVLSSFDEGTDLVLYYKYLMVLNGDKEYTLHFNETDVLSDSQRRYAETQYALFKAWYADWSKGLNA, encoded by the coding sequence ATGAGCGACAACATCTTTACCGGCACCATTCCCGCACTGATGACCCCGTGCACTGCCGATCGCCAGCCCGATTACGATGCGCTCGTGGCCAAAGGTCGCGAGATGATCGAAATCGGTATGAGCGCCGTTGTGTACTGCGGCTCCATGGGTGACTGGCCGCTGCTGACCGAGGCCCAGCGTCAAGAAGGCGTACGTCGCCTGGTTGAAGCTGGTGTTCCAACCATTGTCGGCACCGGCGCCGTCAACAGCAAAGAAGCGGTATCCCATGCCGCACACGCCGCCAAAGTCGGTGCGCATGGCCTGATGGTCATCCCACGCGTGCTGTCCCGCGGCGCCTCCCCCGCCGCCCAGAAAGCTCACTTCTCGGCCATCCTCGAAGCTGCCCCGAACCTGCCGGCGGTGATCTACAACAGCCCGTACTATGGCTTCGCGACCCGTGCCGATCTGTTCTTCGAGCTGCGTCGTAAGTACCCGAACTTGATTGGCTTCAAAGAATTCGGCGGCGCCGAGGACATGCGTTACGCAGCGGAGCACATCACTTCCCAGGATGAGGAAGTCATCCTGATGGCCGGTGTCGACACCCAGGTGTTCCACGGCTTCGTAAACTGCGGTGCCACTGGCGCCATCACCGGCATCGGCAACGCCCTGCCGCGTGAAGTGCTGCAGCTGGTTGATCTGAGCAAGAAAGCCGCTAAAGGCAATGCCACCGCGCGCCGCCAAGCGAAAGAGCTGGAGTCGGCACTTGCAGTACTCTCCTCCTTCGACGAGGGCACCGACCTGGTGCTGTACTACAAGTATCTGATGGTGCTGAACGGCGACAAGGAATACACCCTGCACTTCAACGAAACCGACGTGCTCAGCGATTCCCAGCGCCGCTACGCCGAAACCCAATACGCGCTGTTCAAAGCGTGGTACGCCGACTGGTCCAAAGGTCTCAACGCCTGA
- a CDS encoding sulfite exporter TauE/SafE family protein, translating to MSLELILLLLAGAAAGGFINGLAGFGTALLSLGIWLQIMPPWQAVAIVAAMSVVSGLQSLWLIRRDLGCGIDRLHRFLLPAILGIPIGTAVLGVVSAAALKLVIASFMLLYGAFIILRRSLPQLDQPMPAIDVLVGFLGGVLGGAASLSGPLPTMWCSVQPWTKGETSAVLRPYNVGILGIAVVVFAWQGYYSHDTLVLMAITLPATLISSQIGIAVFRRLTDRQFRWLLVWLLVAAGVLLALRELV from the coding sequence ATGTCGCTTGAACTCATCCTCCTGCTGCTAGCCGGCGCAGCCGCTGGCGGCTTCATCAATGGCCTCGCCGGGTTCGGTACAGCGCTGTTATCGCTTGGTATATGGCTTCAGATAATGCCGCCGTGGCAAGCAGTTGCCATTGTGGCGGCTATGTCGGTGGTGAGCGGCCTACAGAGCTTGTGGCTCATCCGTCGCGATCTCGGCTGCGGAATTGACCGTCTTCACCGCTTTCTGCTGCCCGCCATTTTGGGGATCCCGATTGGTACCGCGGTACTCGGGGTGGTGAGCGCAGCAGCGCTGAAGCTCGTGATCGCGAGCTTCATGCTGCTCTACGGCGCATTCATCATCCTGCGGCGATCGCTCCCGCAGCTTGACCAGCCGATGCCGGCCATAGATGTATTGGTCGGTTTTCTGGGAGGCGTGCTCGGGGGAGCGGCCTCGCTATCTGGTCCACTCCCAACGATGTGGTGCTCGGTACAGCCTTGGACCAAGGGGGAAACTAGCGCCGTCCTGCGTCCGTATAACGTAGGGATCCTTGGAATCGCCGTCGTTGTCTTTGCCTGGCAGGGCTATTACTCGCATGACACGCTCGTTCTAATGGCGATCACGCTTCCCGCCACGCTCATTTCTTCGCAGATCGGCATTGCCGTATTTCGACGACTGACTGACCGTCAGTTTCGCTGGCTACTTGTCTGGCTTCTTGTTGCCGCAGGCGTTCTGCTGGCCCTGCGTGAGCTTGTTTGA
- a CDS encoding ABC transporter ATP-binding protein, with amino-acid sequence MIEFSNVTAFQQQTRVLNRFSLTISEGERVAILGPNGAGKSTLLKLISREIYPVDQEGSALKLFGCERVNLWQLRSQIGFISQDLQDDYTPYTRALEVVISGFFGAIGMHGHLQPSPEQVEHARDMLRSVDMEGMEDRMFQRLSTGQKRRLLLARALVHGPRALILDEPANGLDMGSSLTMLSLLRRFCGAGRSMIITTHHIDEIIPEIDRVVLIKAGELVADGPKSEVLTSQHLSELYQADLQISQQDGWYRCWHG; translated from the coding sequence ATGATTGAGTTCAGTAATGTCACGGCATTTCAGCAACAGACCCGCGTGCTCAATCGGTTTTCGTTGACGATCAGTGAAGGCGAGCGTGTTGCGATTCTCGGACCCAATGGGGCAGGGAAGAGCACTTTGCTGAAATTGATCAGCCGGGAAATCTATCCGGTCGACCAGGAGGGTAGTGCGCTCAAGCTGTTCGGCTGTGAGAGAGTCAATCTCTGGCAACTGCGCAGTCAGATCGGTTTCATCTCCCAGGATCTCCAGGACGACTACACCCCTTACACGCGCGCGCTGGAGGTAGTGATATCCGGCTTTTTTGGCGCGATAGGCATGCATGGTCATCTCCAGCCATCGCCGGAGCAGGTGGAGCACGCCCGCGACATGCTCCGGTCCGTTGACATGGAAGGGATGGAGGACCGCATGTTTCAACGGCTTTCAACCGGACAGAAGCGCCGTCTGTTGCTGGCTCGAGCGCTTGTTCATGGGCCGCGTGCTCTGATTCTCGATGAGCCCGCCAATGGTCTCGACATGGGATCGAGCCTGACCATGCTGTCCTTGCTGCGTCGATTCTGTGGAGCAGGGCGGTCGATGATCATCACAACCCACCACATCGACGAAATCATTCCTGAGATCGACCGTGTCGTGCTGATCAAGGCGGGTGAGTTGGTCGCAGACGGGCCGAAGTCGGAAGTTCTCACCAGTCAACATCTCTCCGAGCTTTATCAGGCGGATCTACAGATCAGTCAGCAGGATGGTTGGTATCGCTGTTGGCACGGATGA
- a CDS encoding EamA family transporter, with protein sequence MPIRDLLLVLTTIVIWGLNFLVIKLGLDGLPPMLLGGLRFCLVAFPAMLFVKRPQLPVRWLLAYGATISLGQFAFLFEAMAHGMPPGMASLVLQAQALFTLIFAAVFIGEPIRLASLLGLLVAASGLLLIGLDGERVTPLMALLLTLCAAAMWALGNVITRRFGKINLVGLVVWGALIPPIPFFGLSLWLEGTDRIQMSLRSLDLQSVLSLIYLAYAATLIGYSLWSNLLSRYPAGKVAPFSLLIPVVGISSSAIVFDERLSELQWIGSFLVMTGLAVNLFGRNLLHQLRSRLG encoded by the coding sequence ATGCCGATAAGGGACTTGCTGCTAGTTCTGACCACCATCGTCATCTGGGGCCTCAATTTCCTGGTGATCAAGCTTGGCCTGGACGGCTTACCTCCGATGCTGCTTGGTGGCTTGCGTTTCTGCCTTGTGGCCTTCCCCGCAATGCTCTTCGTCAAACGACCGCAGCTTCCAGTACGATGGCTCCTCGCTTACGGAGCAACGATCTCCCTGGGGCAGTTCGCGTTCCTTTTCGAAGCGATGGCCCATGGTATGCCCCCCGGCATGGCATCATTGGTGCTCCAAGCCCAAGCGTTGTTCACGCTGATTTTCGCGGCGGTGTTCATCGGTGAGCCCATCAGGCTAGCTAGCCTGCTCGGCCTACTGGTCGCAGCTAGTGGGCTCTTGCTTATTGGACTGGATGGTGAACGCGTCACGCCGCTAATGGCATTGCTGTTGACGCTGTGCGCAGCAGCGATGTGGGCGTTGGGTAACGTGATTACTCGTCGCTTCGGGAAGATCAATTTAGTCGGCTTGGTGGTTTGGGGAGCGCTGATACCGCCGATTCCCTTCTTTGGTCTGTCACTCTGGCTCGAGGGGACAGATCGAATTCAGATGTCCCTTCGGAGCCTTGATCTACAGTCTGTGCTTTCCCTCATCTACCTGGCCTACGCCGCGACGTTGATTGGCTACAGCCTGTGGAGCAATCTTCTATCGCGCTATCCCGCCGGAAAAGTCGCCCCGTTTTCCTTGCTCATTCCCGTCGTGGGCATAAGTTCTTCGGCGATTGTCTTCGATGAGCGCTTGAGCGAGCTCCAATGGATCGGCAGCTTTCTGGTGATGACCGGACTGGCGGTGAATCTCTTCGGTAGAAACCTGCTCCACCAGCTACGTAGTCGACTGGGTTGA
- a CDS encoding YecA family protein, whose amino-acid sequence MTKSGRNAPCPCGSGKKYKKCHGDSAHLDRIAQAMAAIPRMHLGQEAKEHQRIEQQGLGKPILAAKTDSGYQFVAVRNRLFHSKKWTTFHDFLVDYLSHALGVEWANAELKKPLEERHPIWVWYHKLCEQQQLLIGEPGTVASAPMTGAVAAFMHLAYDLYALDHNAELQAKLIGRLRNLENFAGARYEIQVAATLVRAGFTLAFENEDDRRTSHCEFTATSTHTGKQFSVEAKRAESRRVPRQLVRALQKAANHTRIVFIDLNSPDPSTDEGVPAYMQRAFDLVRRFEVSAPEAQRLPPAYVFLTNTPWEYHLDSVEWGQTALADGFRLEDFKSDHVFPSLRAAINGRQAHIDMHKLLKSMRSHSSIPSTFDGDNPELAFVTAEPRLIIGNRYVAPDTEGGEVEGVLSSAVVMEQERVAYCALNTFDGRGILFSVPLSEAELKAWKRHPETFFGEISRNCQSKTPLDMYDFLMETYHRTPKEKLLEFLAGSGDVEQLSALSQPELASIHCERLAVHAFANKKPAPPPLVSRWRRKTEPRRAAPSKSDDISTD is encoded by the coding sequence ATGACCAAATCTGGTCGTAACGCCCCTTGCCCCTGCGGCAGTGGCAAGAAATACAAGAAGTGCCATGGCGATAGCGCTCACTTGGATCGCATTGCCCAGGCGATGGCGGCAATACCCCGCATGCACCTGGGCCAGGAGGCAAAGGAGCACCAACGTATCGAGCAACAGGGACTGGGAAAGCCCATACTCGCGGCCAAGACGGACAGCGGGTATCAGTTTGTTGCTGTCAGAAATCGCCTCTTCCATTCGAAAAAATGGACGACCTTCCATGATTTCCTGGTCGATTACCTAAGTCATGCCCTAGGCGTCGAGTGGGCCAATGCCGAACTGAAGAAGCCACTCGAAGAAAGGCATCCCATCTGGGTTTGGTATCACAAGCTTTGCGAGCAACAGCAGTTGCTCATCGGGGAGCCAGGCACCGTAGCAAGTGCCCCGATGACAGGCGCCGTTGCAGCCTTCATGCACCTGGCATATGACCTCTATGCTCTGGATCACAATGCTGAGTTGCAGGCCAAGTTGATTGGCCGGCTGCGCAATTTGGAAAACTTCGCTGGTGCACGCTATGAGATTCAGGTCGCAGCCACACTAGTGCGCGCGGGCTTTACTCTTGCCTTCGAGAACGAAGACGACCGACGCACGTCTCACTGCGAGTTCACGGCGACAAGCACACACACCGGTAAGCAGTTCTCGGTCGAAGCGAAGCGGGCAGAGAGCCGACGCGTACCTCGGCAACTGGTGCGAGCGCTCCAGAAGGCGGCAAACCACACCCGCATCGTATTCATTGACCTGAACTCCCCGGACCCTTCGACCGACGAAGGAGTTCCTGCATACATGCAGCGCGCCTTTGACCTGGTGCGACGTTTCGAGGTTTCTGCCCCAGAAGCGCAGCGACTGCCGCCGGCCTACGTCTTCCTCACCAATACCCCATGGGAGTACCACCTCGATAGCGTTGAATGGGGCCAGACCGCGTTAGCAGATGGATTCCGTCTTGAAGATTTCAAGTCGGACCACGTATTCCCTTCGCTGCGTGCAGCTATCAACGGTCGCCAGGCGCACATCGACATGCACAAGCTGCTCAAGTCCATGCGTAGCCACTCGAGTATTCCGTCAACGTTTGATGGGGATAATCCTGAACTAGCCTTCGTCACCGCTGAGCCAAGATTGATCATTGGAAATCGATACGTCGCCCCGGACACGGAAGGAGGCGAGGTGGAAGGCGTGCTCAGCTCCGCTGTTGTAATGGAGCAGGAGAGGGTCGCCTACTGCGCCCTCAACACCTTCGATGGTCGAGGAATCCTCTTCAGCGTCCCGCTGTCCGAGGCCGAACTTAAAGCTTGGAAACGGCACCCTGAGACGTTCTTCGGCGAGATTTCCCGGAATTGTCAGAGCAAGACACCGCTGGATATGTACGACTTCTTGATGGAGACCTATCACCGCACTCCAAAGGAGAAGCTGCTGGAGTTCCTTGCCGGCTCGGGGGACGTTGAACAGCTCTCTGCACTGAGCCAACCAGAGTTGGCCAGTATTCACTGCGAACGCCTCGCAGTACACGCCTTCGCAAACAAGAAGCCGGCACCACCTCCCTTGGTATCCAGATGGCGGAGGAAAACTGAGCCTCGCCGTGCGGCACCTTCCAAATCCGACGACATCTCGACGGATTGA
- a CDS encoding AAA family ATPase — MKVIYNGRGSRRTNALPDGSDDVLELLSNDWNDYGFETTFITVCRIGGERVELAPVRVLVEDVHNTRKHLNKLLEDGWDGNFPIPDVNYVSIPGEVAFYEQLQGALSNEQALEIADRLRDASYLVYIKECPEAQSLIKTKGFRDSLQRERGSIESFSDGWKVLDQESITAKDIEFDFKDVYGNQSSLSLKFSSDKTFLPREINVLIGANGTGKSQLLHQMVDAWIADGRQSRKRHTTMPESISRLIVASYSPFELFPVDMSASKVRDRDAYKYFGLRGKSTSQSTGEPKPGASAPVTLSREVPRQDTITSLLSCIADDQRYRHVKGWGQKVATATRVLRAAIDFDAMAFKVKTRINTDDLVCDGDVEAPFKEIKYKGKNGIYALITADTTNLWDQKTLSKSLISSQGVMFIKNGSIQALSSGQRLFAYLVLNVLGAIKRNSLILIDEPELFLHPSLEVQLVEMLKQILNRFNSRAVLATHSVSIVREVPSDCVHVLERTEDLLIIKKPPFQTFGGDVQRIASYVFGDKSVSKPFEQWISDRLEQMDADELIASLEGHINEELIIQIHTMGNGKW; from the coding sequence TTGAAGGTCATTTACAACGGTCGGGGGAGCCGTCGCACGAACGCCTTGCCTGACGGCTCGGATGATGTTTTGGAACTGCTGTCCAATGACTGGAACGACTATGGATTTGAAACCACGTTTATTACGGTCTGCCGAATAGGAGGAGAGCGTGTTGAACTGGCGCCTGTCCGTGTCCTCGTTGAGGATGTACACAACACCCGAAAGCATCTGAACAAACTACTAGAAGACGGCTGGGACGGAAATTTTCCTATTCCTGACGTGAACTATGTCTCCATTCCAGGAGAAGTTGCGTTCTACGAGCAGTTACAAGGGGCACTTTCAAACGAGCAGGCGTTAGAGATCGCTGATCGGCTCCGAGATGCAAGTTATCTCGTGTATATCAAGGAATGTCCTGAGGCACAAAGCCTCATTAAGACAAAGGGATTTAGAGACTCGCTCCAGCGCGAGCGTGGCAGCATTGAGTCTTTTAGTGATGGGTGGAAAGTTCTCGACCAAGAATCCATTACTGCAAAGGACATTGAGTTTGACTTCAAGGATGTCTATGGAAACCAATCCTCGTTAAGCCTAAAGTTCAGCTCGGACAAGACGTTCTTGCCACGTGAAATCAACGTACTGATTGGCGCCAACGGAACAGGAAAGTCTCAACTTTTGCATCAAATGGTTGACGCCTGGATTGCGGATGGAAGACAGTCCCGAAAACGACACACCACAATGCCGGAAAGCATAAGTCGCTTAATCGTTGCATCCTACAGTCCATTCGAATTATTCCCAGTGGACATGAGTGCATCAAAGGTTAGGGATCGTGATGCATACAAATATTTCGGCCTCAGAGGCAAGTCAACTTCACAGTCTACTGGCGAGCCCAAACCCGGCGCATCAGCGCCGGTGACTTTATCAAGGGAAGTTCCAAGGCAGGATACCATCACATCTCTGCTGTCGTGCATTGCTGATGATCAGCGATATCGACATGTCAAAGGGTGGGGGCAAAAAGTTGCAACAGCGACCCGTGTTTTGCGTGCTGCGATTGACTTCGACGCAATGGCGTTTAAGGTCAAGACTCGCATCAATACTGATGATCTTGTCTGCGACGGTGATGTTGAGGCTCCCTTTAAGGAGATAAAATACAAAGGTAAGAATGGGATCTACGCACTGATTACAGCAGATACGACAAATCTTTGGGATCAGAAGACTTTGTCCAAAAGCCTTATCAGTTCTCAAGGTGTAATGTTTATCAAAAATGGTTCGATTCAGGCACTGAGTTCGGGTCAGAGACTTTTTGCCTATCTAGTCCTGAATGTCTTAGGTGCGATCAAGCGTAATAGCTTGATATTGATCGATGAGCCAGAACTTTTTTTGCATCCCTCCCTTGAAGTCCAGTTGGTGGAGATGTTGAAGCAGATTCTCAATAGGTTTAACTCCCGGGCCGTCCTGGCTACTCACTCTGTTTCGATTGTGCGTGAAGTTCCTTCAGACTGCGTACATGTTCTCGAGAGAACTGAAGATCTTCTGATAATAAAAAAGCCACCATTCCAGACTTTTGGCGGTGATGTACAGCGCATTGCTTCCTACGTTTTTGGCGACAAATCAGTCTCGAAACCATTTGAGCAATGGATCAGCGACCGCTTGGAGCAAATGGACGCCGACGAACTCATTGCGTCGTTAGAAGGACATATCAACGAAGAGTTGATCATTCAGATTCATACAATGGGGAATGGTAAATGGTGA
- a CDS encoding DNA-binding protein, giving the protein MARGGINKALVQKARQAILARGGHPSIDAVRVELGNTGSKTTIHRYLKELEEADHGRGAAPAPLSDQLANLVAQMATQLRDEARAAVAQEREQLSQERRGYHDRIHQLEICNQQLEMSCAGLAEQQQVAQQGLQREQQSRQWAEVEVARLQQAERDQEARLQDREGQIRSLEEKHQHARDALEHYRQASKDQRDQDQRRHETQVQQLQLELRQLQQTLIIKQDELTQLNRDNARLLTEARQQQKDVQSLERQLEQKQQSLAEGQRTWAHAEQENSALRERCDTLQGEVTRLSETGASQGRQVQGLHERLVEALTQLKLLGHPPADVGNTTQP; this is encoded by the coding sequence GTGGCCCGTGGTGGCATCAACAAGGCGTTGGTTCAGAAGGCGAGGCAGGCCATTCTGGCGCGGGGGGGGCACCCGAGCATCGATGCCGTCCGGGTCGAGCTGGGCAATACCGGCTCGAAGACCACCATCCACCGCTACCTGAAAGAATTGGAAGAAGCCGATCACGGCCGGGGGGCAGCTCCGGCGCCGCTAAGTGATCAATTGGCGAATCTCGTCGCTCAGATGGCGACGCAGTTGCGGGACGAAGCCCGTGCCGCCGTGGCCCAGGAGCGTGAGCAATTGTCCCAGGAGCGCCGCGGTTACCACGACCGGATTCACCAGCTGGAAATCTGTAACCAGCAGCTCGAAATGTCCTGCGCCGGTCTCGCCGAGCAGCAACAGGTCGCGCAGCAGGGATTGCAGCGGGAACAGCAGTCACGCCAGTGGGCGGAAGTCGAGGTGGCACGGCTGCAGCAGGCGGAGCGCGACCAGGAAGCCCGCCTGCAGGATCGCGAGGGGCAGATCCGTTCGCTGGAGGAGAAGCATCAGCATGCTCGGGATGCTCTGGAGCACTATCGGCAGGCCAGCAAGGATCAACGCGATCAAGATCAGCGCCGGCACGAAACCCAGGTACAACAACTGCAATTGGAGCTGCGGCAGTTGCAGCAAACCCTGATCATCAAGCAAGACGAACTGACCCAACTGAACCGTGACAATGCCCGCCTGCTGACCGAGGCCCGTCAGCAGCAGAAGGACGTGCAGTCCTTGGAGCGGCAGCTGGAACAGAAGCAGCAATCGCTGGCGGAGGGGCAGCGTACCTGGGCTCACGCTGAGCAAGAGAACAGTGCCTTGCGGGAACGCTGCGATACGCTACAAGGTGAAGTAACACGCCTGAGTGAAACCGGGGCCTCCCAAGGCCGGCAGGTGCAGGGCCTCCATGAACGCCTGGTCGAGGCCCTCACGCAGTTGAAACTCTTGGGTCATCCCCCAGCCGATGTCGGCAACACGACTCAACCCTGA
- a CDS encoding site-specific integrase has protein sequence MKDVERYLQAGTRENTRRSYQSAVEHFEVSWGGFLPATSDSIVRYLVDYADTLSPNTLKQRLAALAQWHISQGFPDPTKTPMVRQVLKGIRTLHPAQVKQAAPLQLLHLEQAILWLEQEAARTYQAGELAGYLRCRRDVALLLIGFWRGFRSDELCRLQVDHIQAEAGAGMTLFLPWSKGDRDNHGITHYAPALKRLCPVQAYLDWICAAGIVRGAVFRRLDRWGHMNEGALNPGSLINLLRQILQRAGIPAEAYTSHSLRRGFATWATANGWDIKALMTYVGWKDIKSAMRYIDPAFSFGGLAARPALESSAGTLTHLPTSL, from the coding sequence ATGAAGGACGTCGAGCGATACCTACAGGCTGGTACGCGGGAGAACACCCGGCGCAGTTACCAGTCCGCCGTAGAGCACTTCGAGGTGAGCTGGGGCGGCTTTCTGCCGGCCACCAGCGACAGCATCGTCCGCTACCTGGTGGACTACGCCGACACTCTCAGCCCCAACACACTCAAACAGCGTCTAGCCGCCCTGGCCCAATGGCACATCAGCCAAGGCTTTCCCGACCCGACCAAGACGCCCATGGTGCGCCAGGTTCTCAAAGGCATCCGCACGTTGCATCCGGCCCAAGTTAAGCAGGCAGCGCCGCTGCAATTGCTACACCTCGAGCAGGCGATCCTCTGGCTGGAGCAGGAAGCGGCGCGCACCTACCAAGCAGGTGAATTGGCGGGCTACCTGCGCTGTCGACGAGATGTCGCACTACTCCTGATCGGGTTCTGGCGTGGTTTTCGTAGCGATGAGCTGTGCCGCCTGCAGGTCGATCACATCCAGGCCGAAGCAGGTGCCGGCATGACGTTGTTCCTGCCCTGGAGCAAGGGTGACCGGGACAACCACGGCATCACCCACTACGCCCCGGCGTTGAAACGCCTCTGCCCCGTGCAGGCCTACCTGGACTGGATCTGTGCGGCGGGAATTGTTCGGGGCGCCGTGTTCCGCCGACTGGATCGCTGGGGCCACATGAATGAAGGAGCCTTGAATCCTGGCAGCCTGATTAACCTCCTACGCCAGATTCTGCAACGGGCCGGTATTCCGGCCGAAGCCTACACAAGCCACTCGCTGCGACGCGGTTTTGCCACCTGGGCCACGGCCAATGGCTGGGACATCAAGGCGCTGATGACCTATGTGGGCTGGAAAGACATCAAGTCAGCGATGCGCTACATCGACCCGGCATTCTCCTTCGGTGGCCTCGCGGCAAGGCCCGCGCTTGAGTCTTCTGCCGGCACTTTGACGCATTTGCCAACTTCTCTCTAA